The following proteins come from a genomic window of Nycticebus coucang isolate mNycCou1 chromosome 11, mNycCou1.pri, whole genome shotgun sequence:
- the LOC128560186 gene encoding uncharacterized protein LOC128560186, producing the protein MASRPETLKEEPMDPRPSVVSAQAGLGAAVLCRCCPIASRPDRSGPSPLCCHRHVCLASSALMSEWEVAGLPQAQSPRQPWPQGLSPESPSRQGSGRGERSRGGMSWYPVDHIRVRRPGGCLPALPPCPWEAHRTHTPRNDLSGSCAFGRQHEACEAWRNLLPTQLTSGTNRRYTLK; encoded by the exons ATGGCGTCCC GCCCTGAGACACTCAAGGAAGAGCCCATGGACCCCAGGCCTTCTGTAGTCTCAGCACAGGCCGGGCTTGGAGCTGCTGTTCTGTGCAGATGCTGCCCAATAGCTTCGAGGCCGGACAGAAGTGGTCCGAGTCCTCTGTGCTGTCACCGACACGTCTGCCTGGCCTCCTCAGCGCTGATGTCAGAGTGGGAAGTGGCTGGGCTGCCCCAGGCACAGTCTCCTCGGCAGCCATGGCCACAGGGCCTATCCCCGGAGTCCCCCTCTCGTCAAGG ATCTGGGAGAGGTGAAAGAAGCCGGGGTGGTATGAGCTGGTACCCTGTTGACCACATCAGGGTTAGGAGACCTGGAGGCTGCCTCCCTGCCCTGCCGCCATGTCCATGGGAGGCACACAGGACACATACTCCCCGGAACGACCTGAGTGGGAGCTGCGCATTTGGAA GGCAGCATGAAGCATGTGAAGCATGGAGGAACCTTCTCCCAACTCAGCTGACATCAGGCACCAACCGCCGGTACACACTCAAGTAG